A single window of Undibacterium sp. 5I1 DNA harbors:
- a CDS encoding GNAT family protein — translation MTVIIQPARIADADAVLAFELQNRDYFEQWVHSRTDAYYDLAQVRATLHAAEVEREQDKSFQYLIWATDSGTNQPQLVGRINLTNIVRAHYNKATLGYRMAQSATGKGIASCAIDLLLKEAFGPLKLWRIEAVVRPANIGSAKVLEKNGFSQFGRSIRSVKLHGEWQDLLHFERRAESS, via the coding sequence ATGACAGTCATCATCCAACCCGCTCGCATTGCAGATGCTGACGCCGTTCTTGCATTTGAATTGCAGAACCGCGACTACTTTGAGCAATGGGTGCACAGTCGCACCGACGCCTATTATGATCTGGCACAGGTGCGGGCTACGTTGCATGCTGCAGAGGTTGAGCGCGAGCAGGATAAGTCGTTTCAATATCTGATCTGGGCGACGGATTCGGGCACTAATCAGCCGCAGTTAGTTGGCAGAATTAATCTCACCAATATTGTCAGAGCACATTACAACAAAGCGACACTCGGCTACCGTATGGCGCAATCGGCGACCGGTAAAGGTATCGCCAGTTGTGCCATCGATTTGTTATTGAAAGAAGCCTTCGGCCCACTCAAACTATGGCGTATTGAGGCGGTCGTCCGTCCAGCGAATATCGGCTCGGCAAAAGTGTTAGAGAAAAATGGGTTTAGCCAATTTGGCCGGTCAATTCGCAGCGTCAAATTGCACGGTGAATGGCAGGATTTACTGCACTTTGAACGACGCGCAGAATCATCATGA
- a CDS encoding ATP-binding cassette domain-containing protein → MIRLQQVILARGTKPLFDSVDVTLNPGDKIGLIGSNGAGKSSLFAMLRGELHPDQGSIEFPAKWQLAHVAQETPALERSAIDYAIDGDTTLRKLEAQLAALEAQPESAENGLAIGEMYGALADADAYTVRSRGEQLLLGLGFTLAQMEQSVASFSGGWRMRLNLAQALMCKSDLLLLDEPTNHLDLDAIIWLEEWLKRYAGTLLIISHDRDFLDVVVNVVVHIDERKLKRYSGNYSAFERQRAAQLILAQGTLEKQTRKRDHLQSFIDRFAAKASKAKQAQSRIKALAKMEELAPLRAAAEFKFQFREPLSAPNPMLVMEDVNCGYRVESKTDHSFTEKTIVSDVKFSLQIGQRIGLLGVNGAGKSTLIKTIVGDIAPLCGDMQTGKGLEIGYFAQHQVEMLRHDESPLWHLAHIAPNVREQELRNFLGGFNFPGNMVTSPIAPFSGGEKARLALAMIVWQRPNLLLLDEPTNHLDLETREALTEALAQFEGTLIVVSHDRHLLRATTDQFIIVADGKLLPFDGDLDDYKDWLFKNKLAKEAAPSLPAKTKEKQDSLPLAKPIPVEDQVEDKEKKRRDAEQRQKLATQRKPIESKIKRLEEQMAKLNAKKQDISAQLEGSDIYSDANKEKLKGLLLDQAYLVKELEQTEADWLEQQEFLEAVS, encoded by the coding sequence ATGATACGTCTTCAACAAGTCATCCTGGCGCGCGGCACCAAACCTCTATTCGATAGCGTCGATGTCACGCTCAATCCCGGCGACAAGATAGGCTTGATCGGTTCTAATGGCGCGGGCAAATCCAGCCTGTTCGCCATGTTGCGCGGAGAGCTGCATCCAGATCAAGGCAGCATCGAATTTCCCGCCAAATGGCAACTCGCCCACGTCGCACAAGAAACACCCGCACTGGAACGCAGCGCCATTGATTATGCGATTGATGGTGACACCACCTTACGCAAACTAGAAGCACAATTAGCCGCGCTGGAAGCACAACCCGAGAGCGCAGAAAACGGCCTCGCCATTGGCGAAATGTACGGTGCACTGGCCGATGCTGATGCCTATACCGTGCGCTCACGCGGCGAACAATTATTGCTGGGTCTCGGTTTTACGCTGGCACAAATGGAACAATCCGTTGCCAGCTTCTCCGGTGGCTGGCGCATGCGTTTAAATCTGGCGCAAGCCCTGATGTGCAAATCCGATTTATTGTTGCTCGATGAACCCACCAACCATTTGGATCTGGACGCGATTATTTGGCTGGAAGAATGGCTAAAACGCTACGCAGGCACCCTGCTCATCATTTCGCATGACCGCGACTTTCTGGACGTCGTTGTCAACGTCGTCGTGCACATTGATGAGCGCAAACTCAAGCGCTATTCAGGCAACTATTCCGCGTTTGAACGGCAGCGCGCCGCCCAGTTAATCCTGGCACAAGGTACCTTAGAAAAACAAACCCGCAAACGCGATCACCTGCAATCTTTTATTGATCGTTTCGCCGCCAAGGCCAGTAAAGCCAAACAAGCGCAAAGCCGCATTAAAGCATTGGCTAAGATGGAAGAACTCGCGCCGCTGCGGGCTGCGGCTGAATTCAAATTCCAATTCCGCGAACCACTCAGCGCGCCAAATCCTATGTTGGTCATGGAAGACGTCAACTGCGGCTACCGGGTTGAATCAAAAACTGATCACAGTTTCACTGAAAAAACCATCGTCTCCGACGTCAAATTCTCGCTACAAATCGGCCAGCGAATCGGCTTATTAGGCGTCAACGGTGCAGGTAAGTCTACTCTGATCAAAACCATCGTCGGCGACATCGCGCCTTTGTGCGGCGATATGCAAACAGGCAAAGGCTTAGAGATCGGCTACTTCGCCCAGCATCAGGTAGAAATGTTACGCCACGACGAATCACCACTCTGGCATCTCGCCCACATCGCACCCAATGTACGCGAGCAAGAATTACGTAATTTCCTCGGTGGCTTCAATTTCCCCGGCAACATGGTCACCAGCCCCATCGCACCTTTCTCCGGTGGCGAAAAAGCCCGCCTCGCATTAGCCATGATCGTCTGGCAGCGCCCTAACCTGCTGCTGCTCGATGAACCAACCAACCATCTGGACTTGGAAACCCGCGAAGCACTGACCGAAGCGCTCGCCCAGTTTGAAGGTACGCTGATCGTCGTCTCACATGACCGCCACTTATTACGCGCCACTACCGACCAATTCATCATCGTCGCCGATGGAAAATTGTTACCGTTTGATGGCGATCTGGACGACTATAAAGACTGGCTATTCAAAAATAAATTAGCCAAAGAAGCCGCCCCAAGTTTGCCAGCCAAAACTAAAGAAAAGCAAGACAGTTTGCCACTGGCAAAACCGATCCCGGTAGAAGATCAGGTCGAAGATAAAGAAAAAAAACGCAGAGACGCAGAGCAAAGACAAAAGCTCGCCACACAACGCAAACCGATCGAATCAAAGATCAAACGCCTGGAAGAGCAAATGGCCAAGCTCAACGCCAAGAAACAAGATATCTCAGCCCAGCTTGAAGGTAGCGATATCTATAGCGATGCCAATAAAGAGAAACTAAAAGGTCTCTTACTAGATCAGGCGTATCTAGTAAAAGAGCTAGAACAAACCGAGGCGGACTGGCTGGAGCAGCAGGAATTTTTGGAGGCTGTGTCGTAA